The following coding sequences are from one Bradyrhizobium sp. 200 window:
- the ppk2 gene encoding polyphosphate kinase 2, with amino-acid sequence MLKEKQKKNEVVEAPAASGKLSRKEFEKELAKLQVELTRLQDWVKDKGARIIVVFEGRDTAGKGGVISRITARTSPRVYRHVALPAPSDREKTQLFMQRYIAHFPAAGEIILFDRSWYNRAGVERVMSFVTDEDYERFIAMVPAVEREMIVNNGIILRKYFLDVSQDEQRRRFEARIKDPVKHWKLSPMDTESVRRWWDYTEAYQRMIKATHTSWAPWYIVPADNKRRARLNLIRHLLDSIPYKKVDVDLPKIPKAQRRPKKATEGLGAGQPIPSHY; translated from the coding sequence ATGTTGAAGGAAAAGCAGAAGAAGAACGAGGTGGTCGAGGCGCCGGCCGCGTCTGGCAAGTTGAGCCGCAAGGAATTTGAGAAGGAACTCGCGAAGCTTCAGGTCGAACTGACGCGGCTCCAGGATTGGGTCAAAGACAAGGGGGCCCGCATCATTGTGGTGTTCGAGGGCCGGGACACTGCCGGCAAGGGCGGTGTGATCAGCCGGATCACCGCACGCACCAGCCCGCGCGTCTACCGCCACGTGGCGCTGCCCGCCCCATCCGACCGCGAGAAGACCCAGCTTTTCATGCAGCGCTACATTGCGCATTTCCCGGCGGCGGGCGAGATCATCCTGTTCGACCGCTCGTGGTACAACCGGGCCGGGGTCGAGCGGGTGATGAGCTTCGTCACCGACGAGGATTACGAGCGGTTCATCGCTATGGTCCCCGCCGTCGAGCGGGAGATGATCGTCAACAACGGTATCATTCTGCGCAAATACTTCCTCGATGTAAGCCAGGACGAGCAACGGCGCCGGTTCGAGGCGAGGATCAAGGACCCGGTGAAGCACTGGAAGCTCAGCCCGATGGACACTGAATCAGTGCGGCGCTGGTGGGATTATACGGAAGCCTATCAACGCATGATCAAGGCTACCCACACCTCATGGGCGCCCTGGTACATCGTCCCCGCCGACAACAAGCGTCGCGCCCGGCTCAACCTGATCCGGCATCTGCTCGACAGTATCCCATACAAGAAGGTCGACGTAGACTTGCCGAAGATTCCCAAGGCGCAGCGGCGGCCCAAGAAGGCTACCGAGGGTCTGGGTGCCGGCCAGCCGATTCCCAGCCATTACTGA
- the gcvT gene encoding glycine cleavage system aminomethyltransferase GcvT, with amino-acid sequence MLARDESPLKRTPLHALHVARGGKMVPFAGYEMPVQYASGVLKEHLHTRANAGLFDVSHMGQLALRPKSRQVADAALALERLVPQDIVAVAPGRQRYAQFTNEDGGILDDLMVANFGDHLFLVVNAACKAEDEAHLRAHLSDTCVIDSLADRGLIALQGPKAESALAKLCAGVSAMRFMDTGPRQVAGFDCFVSRSGYTGEDGFEISVPAEQAEALVTALLENPDVRPIGLGARDSLRLEAGLCLYGHDIDTTTTPVEGTLEWSVQKSRRTGGARAGGFPGAEKILSQFEQGAARRRVGLLPEGRAPVREGALLFADGTSSEPIGKVTSGGFGPSLNAPVAMGYLPTALSANGTQVFAEVRGQRLPLQVAAMPFVPNTYKR; translated from the coding sequence ATGCTGGCACGCGACGAATCTCCCCTGAAACGCACCCCGTTGCACGCGCTCCATGTGGCGCGCGGCGGCAAGATGGTTCCCTTCGCGGGCTATGAGATGCCGGTGCAATACGCCTCCGGCGTGCTGAAGGAGCATCTGCATACGCGGGCGAACGCGGGGCTGTTCGACGTCTCACATATGGGCCAGCTCGCGCTGCGTCCCAAATCGCGTCAGGTCGCGGATGCGGCGCTGGCGCTGGAGCGGTTGGTGCCGCAGGACATTGTGGCGGTCGCACCGGGACGGCAGCGCTACGCGCAATTCACCAATGAAGACGGCGGCATTCTCGACGACCTGATGGTGGCGAATTTCGGCGACCACCTGTTTCTGGTCGTCAATGCCGCCTGCAAGGCCGAGGACGAAGCGCATCTGCGCGCGCACCTCTCCGATACCTGCGTCATCGATTCGCTGGCGGATCGCGGCTTGATCGCGCTGCAGGGACCGAAAGCAGAATCGGCGCTGGCGAAACTTTGTGCGGGCGTATCGGCAATGCGGTTCATGGATACCGGGCCACGCCAGGTGGCCGGCTTCGACTGCTTTGTCTCGCGCTCCGGCTATACCGGCGAGGACGGTTTTGAGATTTCGGTGCCGGCCGAACAGGCCGAGGCGCTGGTGACGGCGCTTCTGGAGAACCCTGACGTGCGGCCAATTGGACTTGGCGCGCGCGACAGCCTGAGGCTCGAGGCCGGACTTTGCCTCTACGGCCACGACATCGACACCACGACGACGCCGGTCGAGGGCACGCTGGAATGGTCGGTACAGAAAAGCCGCCGCACCGGCGGCGCCCGCGCGGGCGGCTTCCCCGGCGCGGAAAAAATCCTGTCACAGTTTGAACAAGGCGCGGCGCGCCGCCGCGTCGGCCTGTTGCCGGAAGGCCGTGCGCCGGTGCGCGAAGGCGCGCTGCTGTTCGCGGACGGCACTTCCAGCGAGCCGATCGGCAAGGTGACCTCGGGCGGTTTTGGCCCGAGCCTCAATGCGCCGGTGGCGATGGGCTATCTGCCGACAGCGCTGTCCGCAAACGGCACGCAAGTTTTTGCCGAAGTGCGCGGCCAGCGCCTGCCGCTGCAGGTCGCCGCCATGCCCTTCGTTCCCAACACCTATAAACGCTGA
- a CDS encoding DUF2270 domain-containing protein, with translation MSVTVSSETHREHIFNSAEMGAIAHLYRGEVYRSTIWRTRLDNTTNWAIVTMGIALSTTFSSPEASPLPLLLVGLLIAVFLGMEARRYRYFNVWRARARWMEMNFYAPIFTGEARDDSWQVVLGHDYTAPRHHISFVRAAGRRLRRNYVWILAVQVIAYYGKIAIHPTPASTLAEFVDRAAVGPIPGWVVLMIGFAYNFGWLAFALGTMWLDQREHGGNKVAMG, from the coding sequence ATGTCTGTCACGGTTTCCAGCGAAACACACCGCGAACACATCTTCAATTCTGCTGAAATGGGCGCCATCGCTCATCTCTACCGGGGCGAGGTCTACCGCTCGACGATCTGGAGAACGCGGCTCGACAACACAACCAACTGGGCGATCGTCACAATGGGCATCGCCCTCTCAACGACCTTTTCGAGCCCGGAGGCCTCACCGCTGCCACTCCTGCTAGTAGGCCTGCTCATTGCCGTGTTTCTCGGCATGGAGGCGCGACGTTATCGCTACTTCAATGTCTGGCGCGCCCGAGCCCGCTGGATGGAGATGAATTTCTACGCGCCAATATTTACCGGTGAAGCCCGCGACGATAGCTGGCAGGTGGTGCTTGGGCACGACTACACTGCGCCCCGCCACCACATTTCGTTTGTCCGCGCGGCGGGGCGGCGGCTGCGTCGCAACTACGTCTGGATTCTCGCCGTCCAGGTGATTGCCTATTACGGCAAGATAGCGATCCATCCGACGCCTGCGTCAACCTTGGCGGAATTTGTCGATCGCGCCGCAGTCGGACCGATTCCCGGCTGGGTCGTTCTGATGATCGGCTTTGCCTACAATTTCGGCTGGCTGGCGTTCGCGCTCGGCACGATGTGGCTCGACCAACGCGAGCACGGGGGCAACAAGGTGGCGATGGGTTAG
- the alaS gene encoding alanine--tRNA ligase, translating into MSGVNEIRSKFLDFFAENGHEIVPSSPLVPRNDPTLMFTNAGMVQFKNVFTGVEKRPYQRATTSQKCVRAGGKHNDLDNVGYTARHHTFFEMLGNFSFGDYFKDRAIELAWKLVTKEFGLPKDKLTATVYIDDDEAFDLWKKIAGLPESRIIRIAGADNFWQMGDTGPCGPCSEIFYDHGDKIWGGPPGSAEQDGDRFIEIWNLVFMQFEQLEGGVRNPLPKPSIDTGAGLERVAAVLQGKHDNYEIDLFVALIRAISELTGADPQGEQKASLRVIADHLRASSFLISDGVLPSNEGRGYVLRRIMRRAMRHAQLLGAREPLMHRLVWALVREMGQAYPELVRAEKLIEETLRLEETRFRKTLERGLSILDERSSGLKKGDMFDGDTAFTLYDTYGFPLDLTQDALKSRGISVDQAAFTDAMEKQKAKARASWSGSGDTASENIWFPLREKLGATEFLGYDTESAEGVVTALVKDGKEADSLKAGESGAIVLNQTPFYAESGGQVGDTGLLTGDGVKVRVTDTQKKAGDLFVHIGTVEQGTLKVGTALQLEVDHGRRSSIRAHHSATHLLHEALRQVLGDHIAQRGSLVAPDRLRFDFVHPKPITAEELARVEDIANEVVLENDEVTTRLMAVDDAREAGARALFGEKYGDEVRVVSMGKGPREQGQNALGWSVELCGGTHVRRTGDIGLISVTGESAVASGVRRIEALTGRHARKHANDTMAIAKTAASELRTSVDDMPARIAALMEERKKLERDLSDARKKLAMGGGATNGGAADGGVREAGGVKLLARAVEGVETKDLKSLVDDGKKQIGSGVVAIVGVTEDGKAGIVVGVTSDLTSRFNAVELVRKGSEALGGKGGGGRPDMAQAGGPDGAKASAALSAIEQAMAGA; encoded by the coding sequence ATGAGCGGCGTCAACGAGATCAGGTCGAAATTTTTGGATTTCTTTGCGGAGAACGGCCACGAGATCGTGCCGTCGTCGCCGCTCGTGCCGCGCAACGACCCGACATTGATGTTCACCAATGCCGGCATGGTGCAGTTCAAGAATGTCTTCACCGGCGTCGAGAAGCGGCCCTACCAGCGCGCCACTACCTCGCAGAAATGCGTGCGCGCCGGCGGCAAGCATAACGACCTCGACAATGTCGGCTACACCGCGCGGCATCACACCTTTTTCGAGATGCTCGGAAATTTCTCGTTCGGCGATTACTTCAAGGATCGCGCGATCGAGCTGGCCTGGAAGCTGGTGACCAAGGAATTCGGCCTGCCGAAGGATAAACTGACCGCAACGGTCTATATCGACGACGACGAGGCGTTCGATCTCTGGAAGAAGATCGCGGGCCTCCCGGAATCGCGGATCATCCGCATCGCGGGTGCTGACAATTTCTGGCAGATGGGCGATACCGGTCCGTGCGGCCCGTGCTCGGAAATCTTCTACGACCACGGCGACAAGATCTGGGGCGGTCCTCCCGGTTCGGCGGAGCAGGACGGCGACCGCTTCATCGAGATCTGGAATCTCGTGTTCATGCAGTTCGAGCAGCTCGAAGGCGGCGTGCGCAACCCGCTGCCGAAACCCTCGATCGACACCGGCGCGGGGCTGGAGCGCGTCGCGGCCGTTCTTCAGGGCAAGCATGACAATTACGAGATCGACCTGTTCGTCGCGCTGATCCGCGCGATCTCGGAATTGACCGGCGCCGATCCGCAAGGCGAGCAGAAGGCCTCATTGCGCGTGATCGCCGACCATTTGCGCGCCTCGTCGTTCCTGATCTCCGACGGTGTGCTGCCGTCCAATGAAGGTCGCGGCTATGTGCTGCGCCGGATCATGCGCCGCGCGATGCGCCATGCGCAGCTCCTCGGCGCGCGCGAGCCCTTGATGCATCGCCTGGTCTGGGCGCTGGTCCGCGAGATGGGCCAGGCCTATCCCGAGCTGGTGCGCGCCGAAAAGCTGATCGAGGAAACGCTGCGGCTGGAAGAGACCCGCTTCCGCAAGACGCTGGAGCGCGGGCTTTCGATCCTCGACGAGAGGAGCAGCGGCCTGAAGAAGGGCGACATGTTCGACGGCGATACTGCGTTCACGCTGTACGACACTTACGGCTTCCCGCTGGATCTGACGCAGGACGCGCTAAAGTCGCGTGGCATCAGCGTCGATCAGGCCGCGTTTACCGATGCGATGGAAAAGCAGAAAGCCAAGGCGCGCGCATCGTGGTCGGGCTCGGGCGATACCGCCAGCGAGAACATCTGGTTCCCCTTGCGCGAAAAGCTCGGCGCGACCGAATTCTTGGGCTACGACACCGAGAGCGCCGAAGGCGTGGTGACCGCCTTGGTGAAGGACGGCAAGGAAGCCGACAGCCTCAAAGCCGGCGAGAGCGGCGCGATCGTGCTGAACCAGACCCCGTTCTATGCGGAGTCCGGTGGCCAGGTCGGCGACACCGGCCTGCTGACGGGCGACGGCGTCAAGGTTCGCGTTACCGACACCCAGAAAAAGGCCGGCGATCTGTTCGTGCACATCGGCACGGTCGAGCAGGGCACGCTGAAGGTTGGCACCGCGCTGCAGCTTGAAGTCGATCATGGCAGGCGGTCCTCGATCCGCGCGCATCACTCGGCGACGCATCTGCTGCATGAGGCGCTGCGCCAGGTGCTCGGCGACCACATCGCCCAGCGGGGCTCGCTGGTGGCGCCCGATCGTCTGCGCTTCGACTTCGTGCATCCGAAGCCGATCACGGCGGAAGAGCTGGCGCGTGTGGAGGATATCGCCAACGAGGTCGTGCTCGAAAACGACGAGGTCACGACACGGCTGATGGCGGTCGACGACGCTCGCGAAGCCGGCGCGCGCGCGCTGTTTGGCGAGAAATACGGCGACGAGGTCCGCGTGGTCTCGATGGGCAAGGGCCCGCGCGAGCAGGGCCAGAACGCACTCGGCTGGTCGGTCGAATTGTGCGGCGGCACCCATGTGCGGCGCACCGGTGATATCGGGCTCATTTCAGTGACCGGCGAAAGCGCGGTGGCTTCGGGCGTGCGGCGCATCGAGGCGCTGACCGGGCGTCATGCCCGCAAGCATGCCAACGACACAATGGCGATCGCGAAGACCGCGGCCTCTGAACTTCGCACCTCGGTCGACGACATGCCGGCGCGCATTGCGGCGCTGATGGAAGAGCGCAAGAAGCTCGAGCGGGATCTGTCGGATGCCCGCAAGAAGCTCGCGATGGGCGGCGGCGCGACCAATGGCGGCGCAGCCGACGGCGGCGTGCGCGAAGCGGGCGGCGTCAAGCTGCTGGCGCGCGCGGTTGAAGGCGTCGAAACCAAGGACCTCAAGAGCCTGGTCGACGATGGCAAGAAGCAGATCGGCTCCGGTGTCGTCGCGATCGTTGGCGTCACCGAGGACGGCAAGGCCGGCATCGTCGTCGGCGTCACCAGCGATCTCACCTCGCGCTTCAACGCGGTGGAACTGGTGCGCAAAGGCTCCGAAGCGCTCGGCGGCAAAGGCGGCGGCGGCCGGCCCGACATGGCACAGGCCGGCGGTCCCGATGGCGCCAAGGCGAGCGCTGCATTGTCGGCGATCGAGCAGGCGATGGCCGGGGCCTAA
- the gcvP gene encoding aminomethyl-transferring glycine dehydrogenase encodes MNAPLKTTVEAATDFVRRHIGPSPRDIRAMLESVGANSLGELMGQTLPSSIRQKAPLDLGPALSETEALAHMRELAAQNEVFTSLIGQGYSGTVLPAVIQRNILENPAWYTAYTPYQPEISQGRLEALFNFQTMICDLTGLDVANASLLDEATAAAEAMALAERASPAKAKSFFVDAEVHPQTLAVLRTRAEPLGWNLIVGDPLTDLDKADVFGGLLQYPATSGAVRDLRPAINTLRAKGALAVIAADLLALTLIASPGELGADIAIGSAQRFGVPMGYGGPHAAYMSVRDALKRSLPGRIVGLSVDSRGQPAYRLALQTREQHIRREKATSNICTAQVLLAVIASMYAVYHGPEGLTHIARTMHRRAAVLAAGLRKLGFALKSEAFFDTVTVDVGNRQGEIVVRAHAEKINLRIGEGTLGVALDETTTSATVEAVWRAFGGKLSYADVEVSARETLPAALKRDSAFLTHPVFHTHRSETELLRYMRKLSDRDLALDRAMIPLGSCTMKLNATTEMIPLTWPEFGNLHPFAPSEQAKGYHVLFRRLEKALCDITGYDAISLQPNSGAQGEYAGLLAIRAYHEARGEPHRKVCLIPSSAHGTNPASASMVGMEVVVTACDIRGDVDVDDLRAKAEKHSKNLAAVMITYPSTHGVFEEHIRDICDIVHGHGGQVYLDGANMNAQVGLSRPGDYGADVSHLNLHKTFCIPHGGGGPGMGPIGVKAHLAPYLPGHPATDGAAPQPVGPVSAAPFGSASILTISYIYILMMSGEGLTRATELAILNANYIANRLDAHFPVLYRNAKGRVAHECIVDPRPLKTTSGVTVDDIAKRLIDYGFHAPTMSFPVPGTLMIEPTESESKAELDRFCDAMIAIRNEIAEIEKGRWKVEASPLRHAPHTVHDIADDAWSRAYGRAEGCFPAGTSRTDKYWCPVGRVDNVYGDRNLVCSCPPVADYAQAAE; translated from the coding sequence ATGAACGCGCCGCTCAAGACCACCGTCGAAGCCGCCACCGATTTCGTGCGCCGTCACATCGGCCCCTCGCCCCGCGACATCAGAGCGATGCTGGAGAGCGTCGGCGCGAACAGCCTTGGCGAGCTGATGGGCCAGACGCTGCCGTCCTCGATCCGGCAGAAGGCGCCGCTCGATCTGGGACCAGCGTTGAGCGAAACCGAGGCGCTGGCGCATATGCGCGAGCTCGCCGCGCAAAACGAAGTGTTCACCTCGCTGATCGGCCAAGGCTATTCCGGCACGGTCCTGCCCGCGGTGATCCAGCGCAACATTTTGGAGAACCCGGCCTGGTACACGGCCTATACGCCGTATCAGCCGGAGATCAGCCAGGGCCGGCTGGAGGCGCTGTTCAACTTCCAGACAATGATCTGCGATCTCACCGGCCTCGACGTCGCCAACGCCTCGTTGCTCGATGAAGCGACCGCCGCGGCCGAGGCCATGGCACTCGCCGAACGCGCCTCGCCGGCCAAAGCCAAATCGTTCTTCGTCGATGCGGAGGTGCATCCGCAGACGCTCGCGGTGCTGCGTACCCGCGCCGAGCCGCTCGGCTGGAATTTGATTGTCGGCGATCCCCTCACCGATCTCGACAAGGCCGACGTGTTCGGCGGCCTCTTGCAATATCCTGCTACCTCAGGCGCGGTGCGGGACCTCAGGCCGGCGATCAATACGCTGCGCGCCAAGGGCGCGCTCGCCGTGATCGCCGCCGATCTGCTGGCGCTGACGTTGATCGCCTCGCCCGGCGAACTCGGCGCCGATATCGCCATCGGTTCGGCCCAGCGCTTTGGCGTGCCGATGGGCTATGGCGGCCCGCACGCAGCCTATATGTCGGTGCGCGATGCGCTGAAGCGCTCGCTGCCTGGCCGCATTGTCGGCCTGTCGGTGGATTCGAGGGGGCAGCCGGCCTATCGGCTGGCGCTGCAGACCCGCGAGCAGCATATCCGCCGCGAAAAGGCCACCTCCAACATCTGCACCGCGCAGGTGCTGCTGGCGGTGATCGCCTCAATGTACGCGGTCTATCACGGCCCGGAGGGGCTGACGCATATCGCGCGCACGATGCATCGCCGCGCGGCCGTGCTGGCGGCAGGCCTGCGCAAGCTTGGCTTTGCATTGAAGAGCGAGGCGTTCTTCGACACCGTGACGGTGGATGTGGGTAACAGACAGGGCGAGATCGTCGTCCGGGCACACGCCGAAAAAATCAATCTGCGCATCGGCGAAGGCACGCTCGGCGTCGCGCTGGACGAGACCACGACGTCAGCGACCGTCGAGGCGGTGTGGCGCGCATTCGGCGGCAAGCTTTCCTATGCCGACGTCGAGGTCAGCGCGCGCGAGACGCTTCCCGCCGCCCTGAAGCGCGACAGTGCGTTCCTCACCCATCCGGTGTTCCACACCCACCGTTCCGAGACCGAGCTGCTGCGCTACATGCGCAAGCTCAGTGACCGCGACCTCGCACTCGACCGCGCGATGATTCCGCTGGGCTCCTGCACCATGAAGCTGAACGCGACCACGGAAATGATCCCGCTGACGTGGCCTGAGTTCGGTAATCTGCACCCGTTCGCGCCATCCGAGCAGGCCAAGGGATACCACGTGTTGTTCAGACGGCTTGAGAAAGCGCTGTGCGACATCACCGGCTATGACGCGATCTCGCTGCAGCCGAATTCGGGCGCGCAGGGCGAATATGCCGGGCTGCTCGCGATCCGCGCCTATCACGAGGCGCGCGGCGAGCCGCACCGCAAGGTGTGCCTGATCCCCTCCTCCGCGCACGGTACCAATCCGGCTTCCGCCAGCATGGTCGGCATGGAGGTGGTGGTGACCGCCTGCGACATCAGAGGCGACGTCGATGTCGACGATCTCCGCGCCAAGGCGGAGAAGCATTCCAAAAACCTCGCGGCTGTGATGATCACCTACCCCTCGACGCATGGCGTGTTCGAGGAGCATATCCGTGATATCTGCGATATCGTTCACGGCCATGGCGGCCAGGTCTATCTCGACGGCGCCAACATGAACGCGCAGGTCGGCCTCTCGCGGCCCGGCGATTACGGCGCCGACGTCTCGCATCTCAACCTGCACAAGACGTTCTGCATTCCGCATGGCGGCGGCGGCCCGGGCATGGGCCCGATCGGCGTCAAGGCACACCTTGCGCCCTATCTGCCGGGCCACCCCGCGACCGACGGCGCTGCGCCGCAGCCGGTCGGACCGGTATCGGCGGCACCGTTCGGGTCGGCGTCGATCCTGACCATCTCTTACATCTACATCCTGATGATGTCGGGCGAAGGTCTCACACGCGCCACCGAGCTCGCGATCCTCAACGCCAACTACATCGCCAACCGCCTCGATGCGCATTTCCCTGTGCTGTACCGGAACGCCAAAGGCCGCGTCGCGCATGAATGCATCGTCGATCCCCGCCCCCTGAAAACGACAAGCGGCGTCACCGTCGACGACATCGCAAAACGTCTGATCGACTACGGCTTCCATGCACCGACCATGAGTTTCCCGGTGCCGGGCACGCTGATGATCGAGCCGACCGAATCGGAATCCAAGGCGGAGCTGGATCGGTTCTGCGACGCCATGATCGCGATCAGGAACGAGATCGCGGAAATCGAAAAAGGCCGCTGGAAGGTCGAGGCCTCGCCGCTGCGCCACGCTCCGCACACCGTGCACGACATCGCCGACGACGCCTGGAGCCGCGCCTATGGCCGCGCCGAGGGCTGCTTCCCGGCCGGCACCTCACGCACGGACAAATACTGGTGTCCGGTCGGGCGCGTCGACAATGTGTACGGCGACCGCAATCTGGTGTGCTCGTGCCCGCCGGTGGCGGATTACGCGCAAGCGGCGGAATAG
- the recA gene encoding recombinase RecA translates to MSATALRIVEGSSMDKTKALSAALSQIERQFGKGSVMKLGKNDRSMDVETISSGSLGLDIALGVGGLPKGRVVEIYGPESSGKTTLALHTVAEGQKKGGICAFIDAEHALDPVYARKLGVNIDELLISQPDTGEQALEICDTLVRSGAVDVLVVDSVAALVPKAELEGEMGDALPGLQARLMSQALRKLTASINKSNTMVIFINQIRMKIGVMYGSPETTTGGNALKFYASVRLDIRRIGAIKERDEVVGNTTRVKVVKNKLAPPFKQVEFDIMYGEGVSKMGEILDLGVKAGIVEKSGAWFSYDSQRLGQGRENSKAFLKANPDMVAKIETAIRQNSGLIAEQILAGPAERDAEGEEPAGEE, encoded by the coding sequence ATGTCCGCCACTGCCCTGCGTATCGTTGAAGGATCCTCCATGGATAAGACCAAGGCCCTGTCCGCCGCGCTCTCCCAGATCGAGCGCCAGTTCGGCAAGGGGTCGGTGATGAAGCTGGGCAAGAACGACCGTTCGATGGACGTCGAGACGATTTCCTCAGGATCGCTCGGGCTCGACATTGCGCTCGGCGTCGGCGGCCTGCCGAAGGGGCGGGTGGTCGAAATCTACGGGCCGGAATCATCGGGCAAGACCACGCTGGCGCTGCACACGGTGGCGGAAGGGCAGAAGAAGGGTGGCATCTGCGCCTTCATCGATGCCGAACACGCGCTCGATCCGGTCTATGCGCGCAAGCTCGGCGTCAACATCGACGAGCTCCTGATCTCGCAGCCCGACACCGGCGAGCAGGCGCTGGAAATCTGCGACACGCTGGTGCGCTCCGGCGCGGTCGACGTGCTGGTGGTCGATTCGGTCGCAGCCCTGGTGCCGAAGGCCGAACTTGAGGGTGAGATGGGCGATGCGCTGCCGGGACTGCAGGCGCGGCTGATGAGCCAGGCGCTGCGCAAGCTCACCGCATCGATCAACAAGTCCAACACCATGGTGATCTTCATCAACCAGATCCGCATGAAGATCGGAGTGATGTACGGCTCGCCGGAAACCACCACCGGCGGCAACGCGCTGAAATTTTACGCCTCCGTCCGCCTCGACATCCGCCGCATCGGCGCGATCAAAGAGCGCGACGAAGTCGTCGGCAACACCACCCGCGTCAAGGTGGTGAAGAACAAGCTGGCGCCGCCCTTCAAGCAGGTCGAGTTCGACATCATGTATGGCGAGGGCGTCTCCAAGATGGGCGAGATCCTCGACCTCGGTGTCAAGGCCGGCATCGTCGAAAAATCCGGCGCCTGGTTCTCCTATGACAGCCAGCGGCTCGGGCAGGGGCGCGAGAACTCAAAAGCCTTCCTCAAGGCCAATCCCGACATGGTGGCCAAGATCGAGACGGCGATCCGCCAGAACTCCGGCCTGATCGCCGAGCAGATCCTCGCCGGTCCCGCCGAGCGCGACGCCGAAGGCGAAGAGCCGGCGGGCGAGGAGTAA
- the gcvH gene encoding glycine cleavage system protein GcvH — protein sequence MTTLFTTDHEWLRIEGDVATIGITDYAQSQLGDVVFVELPKVGRSLKKAEAAAVVESVKAASDVYAPISGEVLEVNEALAAEPALVNSDAGGKAWFFKLRIADKSELGGLMDEAAYKAHTA from the coding sequence ATGACGACGTTGTTCACCACAGACCACGAATGGCTCCGCATCGAGGGCGACGTCGCCACCATCGGCATCACCGATTACGCCCAGTCGCAGCTCGGCGATGTCGTGTTCGTCGAACTGCCCAAGGTCGGCCGCTCGCTGAAAAAGGCCGAAGCAGCCGCCGTGGTCGAATCGGTCAAGGCCGCCTCCGACGTCTACGCGCCGATCTCCGGCGAGGTGCTCGAGGTCAACGAGGCGCTCGCCGCCGAACCCGCGCTGGTGAACTCCGACGCCGGCGGCAAGGCCTGGTTCTTCAAGCTCAGGATTGCCGACAAGAGCGAACTCGGCGGCCTGATGGATGAGGCCGCTTACAAGGCACATACGGCGTGA